TGAAAACTCCATTGAGGGAAGTGTACATGAAAGCTTGGATTACCTTTTTCATCAGGCTCGCATCCAAGCAGTTGCAGAAATCGTTCAGCCCATTCATCAGCAGTTGATGGCAGTTCCAGGTCAGTCAAAAATTGAGAAGATTTTTTCTCATCCTCAGGCTCTGGCTCAGGGAAAGAAATTCATAGAGGAGCATTATCCAGAAGCCCAGCTTGAAGTGACGGCAAGTACAGCTTATGCAGCTCGCTTTATTGCTGAACATCCAGACCAACCTTTTGCAGCTATTGCCCCTAGAAACTCAGCTAGTGAGTATGGACTGGAGCTAATTGCCGAGAATATTCAAGAGATGGAAGCTAATTTTACTCGTTTTTGGGTTTTGGGTGTAGATTTACCATTCATTCCTTTGAATGCCTATTCAGAAAAAATGAGTTTGGCCTTAACCTTACCGGACAATCTTCCCGGTGCTCTTTACAAGGCACTTTCGACCTTTGCTTGGAGAGGGATTGACTTAACAAAGATTGAAAGTCGCCCTTTGAAAACAGCCTTGGGAGAATATTTTTTCATTATTGATGTGGATTATAGTGCGAAAGAGCTGGTTCATTTTGCCAGACAAGAACTAGAAGCAATTGGAATCCAGTACAAGATACTGGGAACCTACCCTATTTTCACCATAAGGGACCTAGGAAAGGAGAGCCTATGAGCAAAGAAAGCCCTTTAAGTCATCATGAGCAGTTACGCTATGACTACCTTTTTAAGAATATTCATTACCTAAATGACAGAGAAAAGAGAGAATTTGACTATTTAAAAAGAAAAATGGACGGTGGATTTCCCTCTAATGAAGTTGAAAGGGAAAAAAATCTAGGGAAGGACATTGGGATTCCACAGTATTCCAATCAAAGTCGCTCGAATAGACATCAGAAATTTTCCTCTCTTCCAAAAGTGAAAAAGAAGAAACCAAGAAGATTTTTTAAACGAGTTCTAATTTGGCTTTTACTGTTGGTAACTTGTATGGCTGCGGGCATGATTATTATGTTCCTTCGAGGTTTCCAGTCGGCAACTACTAGCAATAAGCCAGCTGATGCAAAAGCGGCACAAGTACAGGTGTTTAATGGTCAAGATACTAAAGACGGGGTGAATATCCTAATCATGGGGACAGATGGTCGGATTGGTCAAAATAGTGCAGAAACTCGCACAGACACGATTATGGTGTTGAATGTTAGTGGTTCGGATAAGAAAATCAAGCTAGTCAGCTTCATGCGTGACAACCTAGTCTATATTGATGGCTACAGTCAGATTGTGAATGGCAAGAAACAAACGGATAATAAACTCAACGTGGCCTATGAACTTGGGGAGCAGGAGGGGCAAAAAGGAGCAGAAATGGTTCGCAAGGTTCTAAAAGACAACTTTGATTTGGACATTAAGTACTATGCTCTAGTGGATTTTCAGGCCTTCGCAACTGCTATTGATACACTATTTCCTGATGGAGTGACTATAGACGCTAAGTTTTCAACGTTAAATGGCCAGCCTCTAACAGAAGCTACAGTTGGAGATGACCTACATGCAACAGAAACGGAATCACCAACTCAAACTATTAAAGTTGGGAAACAGCAGATGAATGGCTCGACCTTGCTCAATTACGCTCGCTTCCGTGATGATGATGAAGGAGACTATGGTCGTACCAAACGCCAGCAGCAAGTCATGTCAGCTGTTCTTGAGCAAATCAAAGATCCAACCAAACTCTTTACAGGATCAGAAGCACTTGGAAAGGTCTTTGGAATGACCTCAACCAATCTACCTTATACCTTCCTGCTGACCAATGGTTTGTCAGTTATCGAAGGTGCACAGAATGGTATTGAAAGATTGACAGTGCCAGAACTTGGCGATTGGGTAGATGCTTATGATGTCTACGGAGGACAAGGTCTACTTGTCGACCAAAACAAATATCGGACTAAACTCGCCCAAATGGGAATGAGATAAGAGGTAGATAAATGAAAATCAAAGCTTCATTCACTGGTGAAAAGAGTGGATTGAGCTTTGATTTTTTACGGTATCTGATGGATTTTTAAGGCTTTTTTATGGTATAATAAAACGATATAACTCGTTATTGGACAGAAGAGGAGAGACATGAGTGATTTGAAAGCGATTCAGGCTCGTAGTCTGGAAATGGCTGAATATTTTGTCGCATTTTGTAAAGAACATGATTTGTTGTGCTATCTCTGTGGAGGGGGTGCAATTGGCGCCCTTCGTAATAAGGGTTTCATTCCTTGGGATGATGACTTAGACTTTTTCATGCCACGAAAGGACTATGAAAAATTAGCAGAACTGTGGCCACGTTATGCAGATGAGCGTTATTTCTTGTCAAAGAGTAACAAAGATTTTGTAGACCGTAACCTTTTTATTACTATTCGTGATAAAGAAACAACTTGTATCAAGCCTTATCAGCAGGATTTGGATTTGCCACATGGTTTAGCCTTGGATGTTTTACCTTTGGACTATTATCCTAAAAATCCAGCTGAGCGTAAGAAACAGGTTCGCTGGGCCTTGATTTATTCCCTTTTTTGCGCCCAAACTATCCCAGAAAAGCATGGTGCAGTCATGAAATGGGGAAGTCGTATCTTACTCGGTTTGACTCCCAAATCTCTACGCTATCGCATTTGGAAAAAAGCTGAGAAAGAAATGACCAAGTACAATCTAGCTGAGAGCGATGGAATCACGGAATTATGCTCAGGTCCTGGCTATATGCGAAACAAGTACCCAATCGCATCCTTTGAAGATAATCTCTTCTTGCCATTTGAAGGAACAGAGATGCCCATTCCAGTCGGTTATGATGCCTATCTCAGAACTGCTTTTGGGGACTATATGACACCACCACCAGCAGACAAGCAAGTACCGCATCATGATGCCATTATAGCAGACATGAACAAGAGCTACACAGAGTACAAGGGAGAATACGGAGCATGATGGGAGAAAAAATTAGCGTCATTGTTCCAGTCTATAATGTAGAAGCCTATCTGGAGCGATGTGTGGAGTCAATTCTTCATCAAACTTATACCAATTTTGAACTAATTCTGATCAATGATGGCTCAACTGATTCCAGCGGACAGATCTGTGATCACTTAGCCTCTCAGCATGAGAATATCAAGATCTATCATCTTGAAAATGCTGGAGTTTCAAATGCGAGAAATACGGGAATCAAGCTGGCGACTGGTGCTTGGATCACCTTTATTGATAGCGATGATTTCGTTACCCAGGATTACCTAGCTACTTTAGCAAGTGCAGTTGAAGGGGTGAATGTAGGCTTTGTTATTGCTCCTCTGCACCATATTAAAAACGGCATTTTGACAGACTTACCTCCTCATTCTGGAAAAAAAGAAATCTGGTCAACAGAAGAAACCATGAAAGAATTATTGATGACCACTAGAACGTCATTTTTTCCAGTTGCTAAACTGTTTAAGAGAGACCTGCTTGCGGATGAAAAGTTTAATACAAATTATCATCTAGCTGAAGATGCCTTATTTCTAACTGAATTGCTACTAAAGACAAGATGTAGTTGTGTGTTTATTGACAAACCAATTTATTATTATGATCATCGTGAGGGAAGTGCGACAACATCTGTTAATCAGCATGTATTTGACACAATAGAAGTTTATAAGCAAATAATCGCTCAAGTTTCACAAGCCTTTCCTAATTTAAAATACGAATTAAAAAATAGAGAATGTTGGTCGTACATCACAGTTTACGATAAAATTATCTTTACTTCATCTGAACAGTATCAAAAGGAGAAAGCTGAGTTGAGGACTTGGATTGTTCAGCATCGACGCGAAATATGGAAGGATGCTTATTTCACTACTTTTCGCAAGGTAGCGATCCTTTCACTTGTCATTTCTCCATGGCTATATAAGAAAGTTGTTGGATTAAAAAACTAATATCATGAGAAGGAGTTGAAAATGAATTTTTCAAAAATGGATGAATACTTTGAAAAATCAAAATTATGGATTGCATATCTGTTTGTTTTTATTTCGATTTTAAGTATGAGTTCACTAGTTTATAAGGTAGCAAATCCAATCTATAAGGGATTGTCAGCGATTGTTGTACTTTATATTTGCTACACATTGTTGTTTAAGTGGAAACAGATTACAGTAGATCGTAAATTTCTATCCTTATTTGGACTCCTATCTGGAAGCCATCTACTGTCGGCAGTATTCAATCGCTCTGGACATTTGATTGGAAATGTGATTGAAATCCTTTTCATGGTAACCTATGTTTTATTATTTGCCATGTTACAATCGGGTCAGCTTAAAAGATTATTTGACTGGATTGCCTATACGGTTCAAATTGTATCTTTTTCTTCAGCAATTTTTGCGTTTGGTTTATTGGTAAGTAGAGTCCTTATCCTATTTAAGATTGGCGAACAATCTTATTACTATGGTGTCATGAATGGACGTCTGTGGGGGATTGTTAATCCTAATGCTAGTGCGATATTTTCATACATTAGCATTATTTTGGCTATATATTTGATCCATAAAGGAAGTAAATATTCTGTTTATCTAAAACTGAACAATGTGATTCAGTTAGTTTACTTCGCTACGATGCAAAGTCGAGGAGCCTTACTTTCTTTACTTCTCATGATTGGACTCTATAGTTTCTTTGCTACTAGAGGAAGTATCGTTAAACGATTCCTCACTTTTATAGTTGCTGGTTTGCTTATTACTGCAACCAACATTGGATTAAGCTATGCAACCTCAATCTATATCGCATCTGAAACTGCGACTGTTTTTGACTTAAACAAAGGACAATCCTACGCTGAGACAGATTCGTCTATCACTAAGAAGAACGGTGAACTCCATCTAATTGAAACAACACCAAGTGGTAGAACCTATATCTGGAAAAATGCCATCAAGATGGGAAGTGCCAAACCAATTTTTGGTTATGGTGTACGGAATGTTCCAGATTACTATACAGAATATTTCAGTAAATTTGAGATTCAAAACTCCCTTATTGGTGGGAATTTCCATAATATTTTTGTAACCATATTTGTCAGTTCGGGAGTTCTAGGCTTGGTATCCTTCCTTCTTATATTGGGTTATGTCATCAAGCGCTTTTTAACGTATTTGATTGTTTCCAAGAAAAATACTGATAAATTGATTATGATCCTTTTCTTTGGTATCTTGTTTGGTCAATTATTTGAGAGTCAGATTATGTATTCAACCAACTTTATCAATATCATCTTTTGGTTGGCAATCGGTTATGGACTAGTGGTTTGCAAACGGGATGAAGGAGTTCGGTATCAAGAAGTAACAGATGTCAGTGAAATTCAACAGATGGAACTTGGAATCATGGGGTACATTCATGAAGTTTGTCAGAAAATTGGTGCCAAGTATTTCTTAGCATATGGAAGTCTGATTGGTGCGGTTCGCCATAAAGGTTTTATCCCTTGGGACGATGATATGGATATTTGCATGCTAAGAGAAGACTATGAGAAACTACAAGATTACCTCATCGCTCATCCTGATGAACGTTATGAAGTCATGTCTTATAAAAATAATCTCAACTATGTCTATCCTTTTATGAAAGTGCAGGATAACCATACCTACTTGCTCGAAGAAGATGTACGAATTGATTCAAATATGGGAATCTATGTGGATATTTTCCCTGTAGATGGTTATGAAGATGATGCGGACTTTAAAAACAAGATGACGAAACTCATAAAGAAACGTCAATTGAGTTGTTACACTTTTAAAGGAATTACAAATACAAAAAGTCTACTGAATTCTTTGATTCGTTATATTTCTGTTGTCATTTTCTATTTCACAAATACGAATAAGTATGTTGAGCAAATTGATGAGCTTGCTAAATCTAGAGCAGTTGCTGACTACGAGCAAGTTGATTATTTAATTTACAAGGATATGAATAAGCCAGTTTGGAAACGTGAGTGGTTAGAACAAGTGATTGTGGGAACATTTGAAGGTAAGGAATTTATGATTCCAAAACACTACCATGAAATTTTGACCTCTGACTACGGAGATTACATGCAATTGCCCCCTCTTGAACAAAGAGTATCTCACCATGATTTTAAACTGTGGAAAATCACTAAAAGTTCTAAGTAAGCAAATCGCAGTTAAAAATTGTTTAAAAAATTAGTCAAAATTAGGAGAATAGAAAGTATGTCTGAGAGAGTTTTAAGTCTTGAAGAAATAAAACAAGTGGAGTTGGATATTTTAAAGTATCTACATGAACTATGTGAACAGCATCAGATTAAATATTTTATTGATTTTGGAACCTTACTAGGAGCTGTCCGCCATAAAGGATTTATCCCTTGGGATGATGATACGGATATTTCCTTAGCGCGAGATGAATTTGAAAAGCTTTATAAGGTTTTAAAAAATGAGAATCATCCCTACTACAAATTGATTTCATTTAGAGAAACAAAAGGCTATCCGTACAGTTATATGCGTGTCCATGATATTAGAACACGTAGAGATGCCAATCTTCTGGACCCGACAGTCGTATTGGGAACTTGCGTTGACATTTTTCCATACGATGGTGTCGTGACGGAGGAAAGTGATTGTAAGAAAATGAAGCTCTATAAACATTTTGTCCGCCTTTCTTCTTTGAATTTCAAAGGAATTAAATCAGAAAATGGGGGGATAAAAAATCTGCCTCGTTATATTGGATCAGCTATTTTTCGCCTAAGTTCTCCACAAACTTGGAATCAAAAATTAGAGAATCTTGCTTTGAAATATAGTGTAAATCAAGCTACAGATCTTACCTGTACGATATTTGATCCAAGTTGTCCAGAGGGAATCAAAAAAGAATGGCTCTATGATCTGATTGATATGCCATACGAAAATATCGTAGTGAAGGCTCCGAGAAAATACCATGAAATTCTTGCCTACGAATTTGGAGCAGACTATATGACTCCACCACCTGTTGAACAGCAGGTTCCAGGAACTGATAAGAATTATTGGATTGATTAGTAAGAGATTGTTTTCATCGAGAAAGGAGTGTTCAAGATGACGAATAAAAAATTAGTTAAATCAGTCAGTTATGGTTTATTTGCTCTCCTTTTTGTGTTGATTGCTTTATCACAACAAGTTAATGCAGACACCATTACTGCTGGTTCAGGCAATCGTATCCATTTCATAAATACTAAAGCAAAATCTGGGAGTGATGCTATCCTTCTGGAAAGCAATGGTCATTATGCCTTGATTGATATGGGGGAAGATTATGACTTTCCTGATGGGAGTGATCCACGCTATCCAAGTCGTTGGGGAATTTCCATGAGAAATTATCAAGTCTTGGAAGACCGTTTGATTCGCCATCTTGATCAGATTGGTGTTAAAAAATTAGATTTTATTATAGGAACTCATGTCCATAGTGACCATATTGGTGGAGCGGACGAAATACTCAATCGATATCAAGTCGGTAAGTTTTATTTGAAAAAATATTCAGATGATCGGATCACAGCAAACTGGGGACTCTGGGATAATCTTTTTAATTACGATAATGCTTTGAGAGCCGCACAAAAACGAGGGGTTACTCTTATTCAGAATATTACAGACGAGGATAGTCACTTTAAATTAGGTGATATGGATATCCAACTCTATAATTATAAAAATGAATATGATGCTGATGGTAACCTGAAAAAAGTTCGAGATGATAACTCAAACTCAATCGTTTCAGTGGTGACTGTGGCAGGAAAGAGAATCTACCTTGGTGGAGATTTGGATAATGCCGAAGGAGCGGAAGATAAGTTAGGTCCAGTTATCGGCAAGGTTGATATGATGAAATGGAATCATCATTATGATGCGACAATTTCAAATACGATTAATTTTCTTGAAAACCTATCTCCAAAGATGATTATTCAGACAACTGGTGGTGATATTAATGTTGCTTCAACCAGAGAATATCTCCAAAAGAAAAATATTCAAGTTCTCAGAGCTTCTAGTCAAACTCAAGACGCTACCGTTTTCGATATTAGTGATAGCGGATTTGCTAATGTTTCTAATCTCTTCCCGGACATCCCTGTAGTTGACGAAAAATGGTATCAAGAAAGTGGCTACTGGAAATATCGTTTAAGTGATGGGGAAATGGCTATCGGTTGGAGAGAGATTGACGGAGCTACTTACTTTTTTAATGGAAAAGGACAGATGCAGGCAGGTCGCTGGCTTCACCTTAATGATGATTGGGGAGAAAATGCTAAGGGGAATGATTACTATCTCAACTCAAATGGTAAAATGCAAACAGGCGGTTGGTTCAAGCTGGATGGTCATTGGTATTATATCCAATCAAATGGTGCTAGACGATTTAGTGAGCTTTCTGAAATTGGAGGGAAGAAATATCTCTTTGCAGCAGATGGAAAGATGTTAACAGGACATCAAGTCTTTAATGGCAAGAAGATGTTCTTTGCAGACAGTGGAGCTTTACAAATTGGTGATAATGTATCAAGTTGGAAAAAGATTGATTCGAACTGGTACTACTATGATGAGAATGGTAATGTAGTCGTTGGTCTAAGGGAGATTAATGGGGAAACCTATTATTTTGATAAAGATGGTATCATGCAGACCGGTTGGAATCGTATTAAGGGATACTGGCGTTACTTTGCTACTTCGGGAGCTATGAAAACTGGTTGGGTCAAGGATCAGGATACTTGGTATTATCTGGACAAAGATGGTATCATGCTCACTGGAAAACAAGATATAAATGGTACTCGTTACTACTTGAACGCTAGTGGTGCCATGCAAACAGGCTGGAAATGGCTAGAGAACAATTGGTATTACTATGCGAACTCAGGAGCTATGAAAACAGGCTGGATTAAGGATAATGAGAAATGGTATTATCTAAATCAAGATGGTATTATGCAGACTGGAAAACAAGAAATCAATGGTACGCGTTACTATTTGAATACCAGCGGTGCCATGCAAACAGGCTGGCAGTGGCTTGATAAACACTGGCATTACTACGCTGACTCAGGAGCTGTGAAAACTGGTTGGTTGAAGGATCAAGGAACATGGTATTATCTTGAAGATCAGGAAGGTATCATGCTGGTCGGTTTCCAACAAGTAGATGGTAAGCAGTATTACTTTAGTGCATCAGGAGCTATGCAAACAGGCTGGAAATGGTTTGATAATCATTATCGTTATTTTGAAGCAAATGGAGCTATGAAAACAGGTTGGATAAAGGATAAAGGAATCTGGTATTATCTCAATCCTGAAGATGGCATCATGTTGGTTGGCCTTCATAAAGTAAATGGTGATCATTATTACTTTGATGACTCAGGAGCTATGCAGACCGGTTGGAAACGAATTGACGGTAATTGGTACTATTTCCAAACAGATGGTTCCTTGTTGAAAAATGCCACCACACCGGATGGTTATAAGGTAAACGAGGAAGGCATTTGGAGACAGGCTGTTGCTGCTGTCAATGGCGAAGCAGATCAGTCAGAGAAGAAGCAAGAAGCTAGTTCCTCTATTGCTGAACAGCCGAAACAAGATTCAAATCTAGAAGCCAACGCTTCGGAAAAGAAAGAAAAAGAATAAATAAGAAACACCCTACTGATAAACGAGCGTTTATCAGTAGGGTGTTCTTTTAGTTTCTTTTGATCTTAGCTAATACTAGGTTCAGTGCATAGTGAAGTGTTTTATCCTTAGCGAGAAAGAGTGTTAAGAGATAGTAGATTCCACAAGTAGCTATGGTAGAAAGAACCATGAGGATCATGTTGAGGTTCACTGTATAGGAACTGATTTGGAAAATCATCTTGAAAATATAGAAGATCGGGATAAATCCAAGGGATATGAGACCATAACGTGTTAAGGTCATAAAGATTTCTTTTAAATTAATTAGTTGATGTTTCTTAATAAAATGAATTTCTAAGAGAACAACGATGGTTTCCGCAATAATGGTCGTAGCAATATAATACTCAGGGGCAAAAATATTATTGATATACAAGATACAGTTGAAGAGGAGATTTGCTCCACCACCAGCAAAGTAGAAAGCAGTCAAGCGGTTCTCGTGGTCATTGATAAAGATAATTTGCTTTCCAAGAATCAATTCAATAGCCCAGATAATGGTTCGAAAGGCGAAGACGCTAGTCACGATACCTGCTTCAAGATACTTTTCAGAAGAGTAGATAACCGTTGCGTATTTGCCCAAAATCATAATCCCAAAACTAGTTGGAATCATGAGAAAATAGAATAAGGATGCTGCTTGATTTACAAGATAATTATAAGAGTTGTAATCCTTTTTCCCGAGGTAGTAGCCGAGACGTGGAATGCTGACACTGATAGCTCCACTTAAGACACCAGCAATCAGCATGACGATGCTATAGGCAATTGTATAATAAGAAATGTAGTTTTCATCTGGTCCCTTGGTGATAAACATTCTATCTAGCAAGGTATAAAGCATATTGGCATTTGCCAAGAGAAGCATAGTAAAGAGTGGTTTAGAAGCCTTAGCTAACTCAATGAAACCAATTTTAACAAAGGAAACTTCTCTCTTAATCCAAAGAAAACTAAGGAGGTAGTTGAGGATAGTGGTCGCAGTCATGACGATAGCATAAGGAACGATATCATCAGCCGTTTTGACAAAGGCAAAGATAGCGACCAGCATAGTAATTCGAATAATCAATGTCTTGTAAAGGATAAAGGCATAGTTTTCATAAGCCTCGTTCATCCATTCGATATTGAGGAATTGGAAGAGAGCCTGGGCCCCTAGGATGTAGTAGAGGACTTTCATGTTCTCAATGCTGGTGTCAAAGAAGATGAAGAGGAAGTAGATACCAGTCGTCAGGAGAGAGGTGAAAACCGAGATATAAAACAACTTAGAAAAAACGTAGTTGATTTTATTCTTGTCATCCTTGACCTTACTGATAGCTCGAATCCCGTAGTTGTAAATACCAAAGGCAGCTAGTGGAATAACAAAGCTAGCCCAGGTATTGGCGGTATTGAAATAACCGTAGTTGGATTTGCTGAGGATTCGCGTCAGATAAGGGTTGGTTATCAGAGGAAAAACGATATTGAGAATATTGACCAGCAAGCTAGCCAATGCATTAACTTTTATATTTTTCATTGAACTTTCTTTCTTAAATCTAAAATCATCTCTAGTATTATATCACATTCCGGCTTTATTCTTTTGATAAAATCGTAAAAATCTAGTATAATAGATAGACTGAAAGTATGAGGTTGTTAGATATGAAGATGAAACAAATTAGTGATACGACACTGAAAATCACGATGACTTTAGATGATTTGATGGATCGGGGAATGGAGATTGCAGATTTTCTCGTTCCTCAGGAAAAAACAGAAGAGTTTTTCTATGCTATTTTAGATGAATTAGAAATGCCAGACAATTTCTTGGATAGTGGCATGCTGAGTTTCCGTGTGACGCCAAAACCAGATAAGGTGGATGTCTTTGTGACCAAGTCTAAGATTGATCAAAATCTGGATTTTGAAGATTTGGCTGACCTACCTGACATGGAAGAATTAGCCCAAATGTCGCCGGATGAATTTCTCAAAACCTTGGAGAAGAGCATTGCAGACAAGACTAAGGATGATATTGAGGCCATCCAATCCCTAGAACAGGTCGAGGCTAAGGAAGAGGAGCAAGAGCAAGCGAACAAGGAGACTGAGAGTAAGAAGGAACCTTATATCTACTATATCTTGCGTTTTGCAAGTCTTGCTGACTTAGTTGCTTTTGCAAAGACTGTTAACTACCAGATGGAAACATCTGAACTCTACAAGATGAATGGACACTACTATTTGACAATCTTGGTCGATGTGGAAAATCATCCTAGTCCATACCCAGCCTGGCTCTTGGCCCGTATGCGTGAATTTGCAGATGATAGTGACATCAGTCGCTCAGTCTTGCAAGAGTATGGTCGCATCTTGATCAATCATGACGCGGTGCTCGGTCTTCAAAAAATTAACAATTAAGAAAGGCGAATCATGGGATTCGTTTTTTCTTTTCTAGACTGAAATAGTGATTTACTATAATAGGAATTTTCACAAAATTCTGTTATAATGGCTATATCAGAAAATTTCGAGGAGA
Above is a window of Streptococcus oralis subsp. dentisani DNA encoding:
- the pheA gene encoding prephenate dehydratase, with protein sequence MKIAYLGPKGSFSHHVVQTAFPNEELQAFANITDVIKAYEQGVVDYSVVPVENSIEGSVHESLDYLFHQARIQAVAEIVQPIHQQLMAVPGQSKIEKIFSHPQALAQGKKFIEEHYPEAQLEVTASTAYAARFIAEHPDQPFAAIAPRNSASEYGLELIAENIQEMEANFTRFWVLGVDLPFIPLNAYSEKMSLALTLPDNLPGALYKALSTFAWRGIDLTKIESRPLKTALGEYFFIIDVDYSAKELVHFARQELEAIGIQYKILGTYPIFTIRDLGKESL
- a CDS encoding LCP family protein, coding for MSKESPLSHHEQLRYDYLFKNIHYLNDREKREFDYLKRKMDGGFPSNEVEREKNLGKDIGIPQYSNQSRSNRHQKFSSLPKVKKKKPRRFFKRVLIWLLLLVTCMAAGMIIMFLRGFQSATTSNKPADAKAAQVQVFNGQDTKDGVNILIMGTDGRIGQNSAETRTDTIMVLNVSGSDKKIKLVSFMRDNLVYIDGYSQIVNGKKQTDNKLNVAYELGEQEGQKGAEMVRKVLKDNFDLDIKYYALVDFQAFATAIDTLFPDGVTIDAKFSTLNGQPLTEATVGDDLHATETESPTQTIKVGKQQMNGSTLLNYARFRDDDEGDYGRTKRQQQVMSAVLEQIKDPTKLFTGSEALGKVFGMTSTNLPYTFLLTNGLSVIEGAQNGIERLTVPELGDWVDAYDVYGGQGLLVDQNKYRTKLAQMGMR
- a CDS encoding LicD family protein: MSDLKAIQARSLEMAEYFVAFCKEHDLLCYLCGGGAIGALRNKGFIPWDDDLDFFMPRKDYEKLAELWPRYADERYFLSKSNKDFVDRNLFITIRDKETTCIKPYQQDLDLPHGLALDVLPLDYYPKNPAERKKQVRWALIYSLFCAQTIPEKHGAVMKWGSRILLGLTPKSLRYRIWKKAEKEMTKYNLAESDGITELCSGPGYMRNKYPIASFEDNLFLPFEGTEMPIPVGYDAYLRTAFGDYMTPPPADKQVPHHDAIIADMNKSYTEYKGEYGA
- a CDS encoding glycosyltransferase family 2 protein codes for the protein MMGEKISVIVPVYNVEAYLERCVESILHQTYTNFELILINDGSTDSSGQICDHLASQHENIKIYHLENAGVSNARNTGIKLATGAWITFIDSDDFVTQDYLATLASAVEGVNVGFVIAPLHHIKNGILTDLPPHSGKKEIWSTEETMKELLMTTRTSFFPVAKLFKRDLLADEKFNTNYHLAEDALFLTELLLKTRCSCVFIDKPIYYYDHREGSATTSVNQHVFDTIEVYKQIIAQVSQAFPNLKYELKNRECWSYITVYDKIIFTSSEQYQKEKAELRTWIVQHRREIWKDAYFTTFRKVAILSLVISPWLYKKVVGLKN
- a CDS encoding LicD family protein is translated as MNFSKMDEYFEKSKLWIAYLFVFISILSMSSLVYKVANPIYKGLSAIVVLYICYTLLFKWKQITVDRKFLSLFGLLSGSHLLSAVFNRSGHLIGNVIEILFMVTYVLLFAMLQSGQLKRLFDWIAYTVQIVSFSSAIFAFGLLVSRVLILFKIGEQSYYYGVMNGRLWGIVNPNASAIFSYISIILAIYLIHKGSKYSVYLKLNNVIQLVYFATMQSRGALLSLLLMIGLYSFFATRGSIVKRFLTFIVAGLLITATNIGLSYATSIYIASETATVFDLNKGQSYAETDSSITKKNGELHLIETTPSGRTYIWKNAIKMGSAKPIFGYGVRNVPDYYTEYFSKFEIQNSLIGGNFHNIFVTIFVSSGVLGLVSFLLILGYVIKRFLTYLIVSKKNTDKLIMILFFGILFGQLFESQIMYSTNFINIIFWLAIGYGLVVCKRDEGVRYQEVTDVSEIQQMELGIMGYIHEVCQKIGAKYFLAYGSLIGAVRHKGFIPWDDDMDICMLREDYEKLQDYLIAHPDERYEVMSYKNNLNYVYPFMKVQDNHTYLLEEDVRIDSNMGIYVDIFPVDGYEDDADFKNKMTKLIKKRQLSCYTFKGITNTKSLLNSLIRYISVVIFYFTNTNKYVEQIDELAKSRAVADYEQVDYLIYKDMNKPVWKREWLEQVIVGTFEGKEFMIPKHYHEILTSDYGDYMQLPPLEQRVSHHDFKLWKITKSSK
- a CDS encoding LicD family protein — protein: MSERVLSLEEIKQVELDILKYLHELCEQHQIKYFIDFGTLLGAVRHKGFIPWDDDTDISLARDEFEKLYKVLKNENHPYYKLISFRETKGYPYSYMRVHDIRTRRDANLLDPTVVLGTCVDIFPYDGVVTEESDCKKMKLYKHFVRLSSLNFKGIKSENGGIKNLPRYIGSAIFRLSSPQTWNQKLENLALKYSVNQATDLTCTIFDPSCPEGIKKEWLYDLIDMPYENIVVKAPRKYHEILAYEFGADYMTPPPVEQQVPGTDKNYWID
- a CDS encoding MBL fold metallo-hydrolase — encoded protein: MTNKKLVKSVSYGLFALLFVLIALSQQVNADTITAGSGNRIHFINTKAKSGSDAILLESNGHYALIDMGEDYDFPDGSDPRYPSRWGISMRNYQVLEDRLIRHLDQIGVKKLDFIIGTHVHSDHIGGADEILNRYQVGKFYLKKYSDDRITANWGLWDNLFNYDNALRAAQKRGVTLIQNITDEDSHFKLGDMDIQLYNYKNEYDADGNLKKVRDDNSNSIVSVVTVAGKRIYLGGDLDNAEGAEDKLGPVIGKVDMMKWNHHYDATISNTINFLENLSPKMIIQTTGGDINVASTREYLQKKNIQVLRASSQTQDATVFDISDSGFANVSNLFPDIPVVDEKWYQESGYWKYRLSDGEMAIGWREIDGATYFFNGKGQMQAGRWLHLNDDWGENAKGNDYYLNSNGKMQTGGWFKLDGHWYYIQSNGARRFSELSEIGGKKYLFAADGKMLTGHQVFNGKKMFFADSGALQIGDNVSSWKKIDSNWYYYDENGNVVVGLREINGETYYFDKDGIMQTGWNRIKGYWRYFATSGAMKTGWVKDQDTWYYLDKDGIMLTGKQDINGTRYYLNASGAMQTGWKWLENNWYYYANSGAMKTGWIKDNEKWYYLNQDGIMQTGKQEINGTRYYLNTSGAMQTGWQWLDKHWHYYADSGAVKTGWLKDQGTWYYLEDQEGIMLVGFQQVDGKQYYFSASGAMQTGWKWFDNHYRYFEANGAMKTGWIKDKGIWYYLNPEDGIMLVGLHKVNGDHYYFDDSGAMQTGWKRIDGNWYYFQTDGSLLKNATTPDGYKVNEEGIWRQAVAAVNGEADQSEKKQEASSSIAEQPKQDSNLEANASEKKEKE